Proteins from a genomic interval of Stomatohabitans albus:
- a CDS encoding zinc-binding dehydrogenase, with product MRAVVFDGPGDLNLKEVPDPVMGHHDILIAPTCTTLCGTDVRIVRGEKTSGIRKGIILGHEIAGKVVGVGSGVTGWQEGDRVSVLPLIGCGRCTPCVTGNQQMCVHPELFSYDLDGSLADLMLIPERALARGSVVRINSSVPAPAAALAEPLACILTGVAACGLTLGEDVLILGAGPIGLLWTQVAKAAGANRIIVTNRGWERRNLALAMGATHAIDPTDIDLAEAVHELTDGNGVDLAVLAIGVPSLMNDALRCTKNLGRVSAFAGFPKDSTATIDANLIHYNQIAVYGASNSGPYHHRRAVQFIESGVIDTARLVTHNFGLDAIHRALEVVANREGVKVAITP from the coding sequence ATGCGCGCAGTCGTCTTTGACGGGCCAGGGGACCTGAACCTCAAAGAGGTCCCCGATCCAGTCATGGGTCACCATGACATCCTGATCGCCCCAACCTGTACCACCCTTTGTGGCACTGATGTCCGTATTGTACGAGGTGAAAAAACAAGCGGGATACGAAAAGGCATCATCTTAGGACATGAGATTGCTGGGAAAGTCGTCGGGGTAGGCAGCGGTGTTACCGGATGGCAAGAAGGTGACCGCGTGAGCGTATTACCCCTCATCGGTTGTGGACGTTGCACACCGTGCGTGACAGGTAATCAGCAAATGTGCGTTCACCCAGAGCTTTTTTCCTATGACCTTGATGGTTCCTTGGCTGATCTGATGCTCATTCCTGAACGGGCACTGGCTCGTGGTTCAGTCGTACGTATCAATTCGTCTGTTCCTGCTCCTGCTGCAGCTTTAGCCGAACCGTTGGCCTGTATTCTTACCGGTGTTGCCGCCTGTGGGTTGACCCTTGGTGAAGATGTACTGATCCTTGGGGCTGGTCCCATCGGCCTATTGTGGACTCAAGTTGCAAAAGCTGCGGGTGCAAACCGGATCATCGTAACGAATCGGGGGTGGGAACGACGTAATTTGGCCCTCGCGATGGGGGCAACCCATGCGATTGATCCCACCGACATTGATCTCGCCGAAGCCGTCCATGAGCTTACAGATGGTAACGGTGTCGACTTGGCAGTTCTTGCTATCGGAGTACCGTCGCTGATGAATGATGCACTTCGATGCACAAAAAACCTTGGGCGCGTAAGTGCATTTGCGGGGTTCCCAAAAGATTCAACCGCCACTATTGATGCCAACCTGATTCATTACAATCAGATTGCCGTGTATGGAGCCTCTAATTCAGGTCCGTATCACCATCGACGGGCTGTTCAATTTATTGAATCAGGAGTGATCGACACCGCTCGACTCGTAACCCACAACTTTGGGCTTGATGCGATTCATCGTGCTTTGGAAGTTGTTGCTAACCGTGAAGGTGTCAAGGTAGCAATTACGCCATAA
- a CDS encoding aminotransferase class I/II-fold pyridoxal phosphate-dependent enzyme yields MPVIHGGTDAGPPVRFDLSTNANPLGPSPFAMRAMQAPISAYPDPSYAATRHAIAHHTGFSFDEIVVGAGATELIYRVVLARSGPVQYPVPGFGEYGGAADLFHRSTTPFPGHPQDGEYTLIPKGVAFITQPGSPDGLWRDNDWCEQLQDDADHRDTWIVWDMAYAPLCAPSVIHLKPFSEQSILLFAPNKAHGCTGLRAGWLRAPKIIAEQLRALQMSWICSTPGEQFLREQASSEADSWVTECNITLQRMGERLATVLSQKGWPTHKGHTPWILTKPKTPTSSQTLRSAFGVQVRDLTSQGMPGWWRIGVPHPDDLDTVLTIFNDLP; encoded by the coding sequence ATGCCGGTGATACATGGGGGTACGGACGCTGGTCCTCCAGTTCGTTTTGATTTGTCAACTAATGCGAACCCACTCGGTCCATCCCCGTTTGCAATGAGGGCGATGCAGGCCCCAATCAGTGCGTATCCTGATCCGTCATATGCTGCTACCCGTCACGCTATCGCACATCACACTGGATTTTCATTTGATGAAATCGTGGTCGGGGCTGGTGCTACAGAGTTGATTTATCGGGTCGTACTTGCTCGTTCGGGACCAGTCCAATACCCGGTTCCTGGATTCGGTGAATATGGCGGCGCTGCTGACCTTTTTCATCGCAGTACAACACCCTTTCCTGGCCATCCCCAGGATGGTGAATACACCCTCATCCCCAAGGGGGTGGCATTTATCACCCAGCCGGGAAGCCCCGATGGGCTATGGCGCGATAACGATTGGTGCGAACAACTCCAGGATGATGCTGATCACCGTGATACCTGGATTGTATGGGATATGGCCTATGCCCCATTGTGTGCACCGTCAGTCATACACCTTAAGCCGTTTAGCGAACAGTCAATCTTGCTATTCGCACCAAATAAGGCTCATGGCTGCACCGGACTACGTGCGGGCTGGTTACGAGCACCCAAAATAATTGCTGAACAATTGCGAGCGCTCCAAATGTCCTGGATTTGTTCAACACCTGGAGAACAGTTCCTACGTGAACAGGCTTCATCTGAAGCGGATAGCTGGGTAACAGAGTGTAATATCACGTTACAGCGAATGGGCGAGCGGCTGGCTACCGTCCTTTCCCAGAAGGGCTGGCCAACGCACAAAGGACACACCCCTTGGATTCTTACAAAGCCCAAAACTCCAACCTCTTCGCAGACCTTACGGTCGGCGTTTGGGGTCCAGGTTCGAGATTTGACCAGCCAAGGTATGCCTGGCTGGTGGCGTATTGGCGTACCGCATCCAGACGATTTGGATACGGTTTTGACGATCTTCAACGATTTACCTTAA
- the cbiB gene encoding adenosylcobinamide-phosphate synthase CbiB: MGTPPSPLPVLLGAITLDQIIGEPPVSVHPVVAIGWVADQVERFIMRPDEPLPLPVLRGGLGWIAGLSVCTTAGYMVAKAPRAVQAIALWTLFSHKMLVDEVSAVEEALDDDVQAGRDRVAMLVSRDTSALTPAQVRGAAIESLAENLSDSVTAPLFWWAIGGIPAASAYRWINTADARFGYRDSRWEYLGKVAARMDDLANVIPARLTGLILAQGWRLIAKARPDISATPSPNAGWPMAVMAHYLDTRLEKVGVYTLNASGHEPAQGDIRKAVKRVQLGGAMIGVVTGALAYWRSRACR, from the coding sequence ATGGGAACTCCACCATCACCGTTGCCTGTTTTACTTGGCGCTATCACCTTAGACCAAATTATTGGTGAACCACCTGTTTCGGTTCATCCTGTTGTTGCAATCGGATGGGTCGCCGACCAGGTGGAGCGCTTCATCATGCGTCCTGATGAACCGCTTCCATTACCAGTTCTTCGTGGAGGGCTGGGTTGGATAGCGGGGTTGAGCGTCTGTACGACAGCCGGATACATGGTTGCCAAAGCGCCTCGTGCCGTCCAAGCCATAGCATTGTGGACCCTCTTTAGTCATAAGATGCTAGTCGATGAAGTATCGGCGGTCGAAGAAGCCCTCGATGACGATGTGCAAGCCGGACGTGATCGGGTTGCGATGTTAGTGAGTCGAGATACGTCAGCCTTAACGCCTGCCCAAGTTCGTGGTGCCGCAATTGAAAGTTTGGCTGAAAACCTTTCTGACAGCGTCACCGCTCCCCTCTTTTGGTGGGCTATCGGTGGGATACCAGCAGCTAGTGCCTATCGGTGGATAAATACTGCGGATGCACGCTTTGGGTATCGAGATTCGCGTTGGGAATATCTAGGAAAGGTGGCGGCAAGGATGGATGATCTGGCCAATGTGATACCAGCCCGATTGACGGGTCTTATCCTTGCCCAAGGGTGGCGATTGATCGCCAAGGCACGCCCGGATATCTCGGCAACACCGTCTCCAAATGCCGGGTGGCCAATGGCTGTGATGGCGCACTACTTGGATACCAGACTTGAAAAAGTTGGGGTATATACGCTCAATGCTTCTGGGCATGAGCCCGCTCAAGGTGATATCAGAAAAGCGGTTAAACGGGTGCAACTTGGTGGTGCAATGATTGGAGTCGTTACTGGCGCCTTAGCCTATTGGCGGTCACGCGCATGCCGGTGA
- the dhaL gene encoding dihydroxyacetone kinase subunit DhaL has protein sequence MTKLFNDPATFSDDMLVGFLDAFSPWVVGVPGGCIRAQAPAAGKVAVIVGGGSGHYPAFCGVVGPGYADGAVVGNVFTSPSATECYSVASAAHVGGGVLIMAGNYAGDVLNFDEARDRLRSEGIAAETLYITDDVASAGPDAIEQRRGIAGDCIVFKCASAAAEAGYNLDEVVRVAAKANTVTRSMGLGLDGCTLPGAPDALFHVPDGKMGVGLGIHGEPGISEEPLPSAREVADLLVDRCLAEAPTTHSGRIAVILNGLGATKYEELFVVWGQVAKRLRDAGYTIVDPDVGELVTSLDMAGLSLTIAWLDDELEQFWRAPANTPAYRKGGIDLAGNRREVQATHTASSAVSKGSTAAQELANKAVEALDAIARTMRAHERELADLDTVAGDGDHGRGMVKGSTFALEAAQAARDHGAGIGGVMAAAGDAFGSRAGGTSGALWGAGLTAFGQVFDDQADSFDPSLAVTAIRAMRDAIQYRGGASLGDKTMLDALSPFVDALTAALPDKGLVTAWTDAATIATQAAESTVALRPKRGRARPLAERSLGHADPGATSMALALTAIASISTD, from the coding sequence ATGACTAAGTTATTTAATGATCCCGCAACATTCAGCGATGACATGCTTGTTGGCTTCCTTGACGCCTTTAGCCCATGGGTTGTCGGTGTCCCTGGTGGCTGTATCCGTGCCCAAGCACCTGCAGCAGGCAAAGTGGCGGTCATTGTGGGCGGAGGCAGCGGCCACTACCCAGCTTTTTGTGGGGTGGTTGGTCCTGGCTATGCTGATGGTGCCGTTGTAGGCAATGTATTTACAAGTCCTTCAGCTACAGAATGTTACTCAGTTGCGAGCGCAGCTCATGTTGGTGGTGGCGTACTCATCATGGCAGGCAATTACGCCGGGGATGTGTTGAACTTTGATGAGGCTCGTGACCGGCTGAGAAGTGAGGGTATTGCTGCTGAAACACTGTATATCACTGATGATGTAGCCAGCGCTGGCCCAGACGCGATTGAGCAACGTCGCGGTATCGCAGGTGATTGCATAGTTTTTAAATGTGCAAGCGCAGCTGCCGAAGCAGGGTACAACCTTGATGAGGTAGTCAGGGTTGCTGCTAAAGCCAACACGGTTACTCGCTCAATGGGTTTAGGGCTGGATGGGTGTACCTTGCCTGGGGCTCCTGATGCACTCTTCCACGTACCCGACGGCAAAATGGGCGTCGGTCTTGGCATCCATGGTGAGCCGGGGATTAGTGAAGAACCTCTGCCAAGTGCCCGTGAAGTGGCAGACCTCCTTGTTGATCGCTGTCTTGCGGAGGCTCCAACGACCCACTCGGGCCGTATCGCGGTCATTCTTAACGGGTTGGGTGCTACAAAGTACGAAGAGCTTTTTGTGGTATGGGGCCAAGTTGCCAAGCGTCTGCGTGATGCGGGATACACGATTGTTGACCCGGATGTTGGTGAATTAGTAACGAGCCTCGATATGGCTGGATTGAGCCTCACGATCGCATGGCTCGACGATGAACTTGAACAGTTTTGGCGTGCTCCGGCCAATACACCTGCCTATCGCAAAGGTGGTATCGATCTTGCTGGAAACCGTCGTGAAGTTCAAGCCACTCACACCGCATCATCGGCGGTAAGTAAAGGGTCAACAGCCGCCCAAGAACTCGCGAATAAGGCAGTTGAGGCGCTCGATGCTATTGCGCGCACCATGCGTGCCCATGAACGTGAACTTGCGGACCTTGATACGGTCGCTGGTGATGGAGACCATGGAAGAGGCATGGTTAAAGGTTCTACCTTTGCCCTAGAAGCTGCCCAAGCGGCTCGTGATCATGGAGCCGGCATCGGTGGAGTGATGGCGGCTGCCGGTGACGCCTTTGGAAGTCGTGCGGGGGGAACATCAGGCGCGCTGTGGGGTGCGGGTCTCACCGCCTTTGGCCAGGTCTTTGATGATCAAGCTGATTCATTCGATCCTTCTCTCGCGGTGACTGCAATACGTGCTATGCGTGACGCGATTCAGTATCGTGGTGGCGCTTCACTCGGTGATAAAACCATGTTGGACGCCCTCTCCCCCTTTGTCGATGCCCTCACAGCAGCCCTACCCGATAAGGGGTTAGTGACCGCGTGGACAGACGCGGCAACCATCGCAACCCAAGCCGCTGAGTCAACGGTTGCGTTGCGACCAAAACGCGGTCGAGCCCGTCCGTTAGCTGAACGGTCACTTGGGCATGCTGACCCTGGGGCAACATCAATGGCACTTGCACTGACCGCCATTGCATCTATCAGCACCGACTGA
- a CDS encoding bifunctional adenosylcobinamide kinase/adenosylcobinamide-phosphate guanylyltransferase, whose translation MTVRLHLVVGGQSSGKSAWAEKTVLAATEEWLRPVIICPCIAFDDGMKQRIQAHQEARHERWLTVETFDITHVFDQIDPDVPVLVDAVDTWLSQRAYELGLDQADPTDEIARSRSLIDEASRFGELAKERIAPTVVIAGVPGMGLVPLGTETRRLVDLHGRITQALHPDLVTWVHAGRVIAQG comes from the coding sequence ATGACTGTACGCTTACACCTTGTGGTAGGTGGCCAGTCAAGTGGAAAGTCCGCTTGGGCTGAGAAGACCGTTTTAGCAGCCACAGAAGAATGGTTGCGACCAGTCATTATTTGCCCATGTATCGCATTCGATGACGGTATGAAACAACGTATCCAAGCGCACCAAGAAGCACGTCATGAACGTTGGCTGACCGTAGAAACGTTTGATATCACCCACGTATTTGATCAGATTGATCCTGATGTTCCCGTGCTTGTAGACGCAGTTGATACCTGGTTAAGTCAGCGTGCCTATGAATTAGGGTTGGATCAGGCTGATCCGACGGATGAAATAGCGAGAAGTCGATCGCTCATTGACGAAGCAAGCCGATTTGGTGAGCTCGCAAAAGAACGTATCGCACCTACTGTTGTTATTGCTGGTGTCCCTGGTATGGGTCTTGTGCCGTTGGGTACAGAGACGCGTCGACTCGTGGATTTACATGGTCGTATCACCCAAGCCTTGCATCCTGATCTCGTTACGTGGGTACATGCCGGCCGCGTCATCGCGCAAGGGTGA
- a CDS encoding diguanylate cyclase domain-containing protein gives MPIRLLLVQSAICLFWIFFLASGINPINLPLLIAFGMWPIVGLISDAKVPIRDIIPILTLLIVGYAAWLTGWQPESITFTGISTIIFLLAWIEGTRKNTETQVGAFCLGLVLYSPLAIITISAIFGVFSIWPAAMGLTVLGGALIYALRDGWSVTAAITGVTILRINGLAMLLLPVAFITDPTSIYGVHIQILGIGGAASLIVMTRQQLLFRRKLIAATYELSTYMQRDQLTGLFTWVGLVDRLNELKRETWFVICVDINGFNAINVAHGFEVGDNLLRHIGSELPGQWPQALHARVGGDYFVSVFPTNDGVDARTYTQAFEAMASAFNPDITVRATAGRSLPGTQDVIEELLAQSDLDMAKRRLDIRKAPRLRTTS, from the coding sequence ATGCCCATTCGACTTCTTCTTGTACAAAGCGCTATCTGTTTATTCTGGATTTTCTTTTTAGCCAGCGGTATCAATCCCATCAATCTTCCCCTCCTCATTGCCTTTGGTATGTGGCCGATCGTGGGGCTAATCAGTGATGCAAAGGTGCCAATACGAGACATTATTCCTATTCTTACGCTCCTTATTGTGGGGTATGCTGCCTGGCTTACTGGCTGGCAGCCAGAGAGTATTACGTTCACAGGTATTTCAACCATTATTTTTTTGCTTGCATGGATTGAAGGGACACGAAAGAACACCGAAACACAAGTAGGCGCGTTCTGTCTCGGACTTGTGCTCTATTCTCCACTCGCCATCATCACCATTTCAGCCATCTTTGGTGTCTTTTCTATTTGGCCGGCGGCTATGGGGTTAACGGTGCTTGGCGGCGCACTCATTTATGCCCTCCGAGATGGGTGGTCAGTCACAGCAGCAATAACCGGTGTGACGATTTTAAGAATAAACGGATTGGCGATGTTATTGCTCCCCGTGGCCTTTATCACGGATCCCACGTCAATCTATGGTGTCCACATACAGATTTTGGGTATTGGTGGGGCAGCCTCTTTAATCGTGATGACACGCCAACAACTGTTGTTCCGACGAAAATTGATTGCAGCAACATACGAACTCTCCACCTACATGCAGCGCGATCAACTCACGGGACTCTTTACGTGGGTGGGGTTGGTTGATCGTCTGAATGAATTGAAACGAGAGACTTGGTTTGTCATTTGTGTTGATATCAACGGTTTCAACGCAATCAATGTTGCACACGGGTTTGAAGTAGGTGACAACCTCCTTCGCCATATCGGTTCTGAACTACCTGGGCAATGGCCTCAAGCACTCCATGCACGGGTAGGTGGTGATTATTTTGTCTCCGTATTCCCAACGAATGATGGCGTTGATGCGCGCACGTACACCCAGGCGTTTGAAGCGATGGCATCAGCCTTTAACCCGGACATTACGGTTCGTGCAACCGCCGGACGTTCCTTGCCAGGGACGCAAGATGTAATCGAAGAACTCTTAGCTCAAAGCGATCTTGATATGGCTAAACGCCGGCTGGATATTCGAAAAGCGCCTCGCTTACGCACAACCTCATAA
- a CDS encoding GGDEF domain-containing protein has protein sequence MATTPSTLRIPVTLGAVLVVLAASSVLPWVSSTAIQYSLLTIMFLSLAYRVIVGPARLVYGAAFIALSIFFFWQIFAYTLFPQYKFIISSISPILAYGFTIFCVEIVQHFRWRTTLFNTTSTAILLAALLFVQLWEGESFRATFMFAAMNYLLVIWLFGKALEIRPWSKKTPPGIRMLDTGFIFLTASTGIYILAHVAPNHPIYIWSTTYGIADVLVNIALVCIALTAISGCSLTLPRDTVVRYGFGQDITLAFVPLLLGISGTSSISVVSQVILGTAALISTVMLLVEIDNLQHRLHVTNKRVKSIAITDRVTGLPNRYALPTFADNTIVNATIIDVIGLRLVNTTYGYEVGDNVLKEFAQRLIARVEDRGIVLRSSGNEFIVLWTRKVLDIESRLRSTIAIPYEIEDERIYLSLECGFSDAANQPLSVLVNEAYRAKERERQAL, from the coding sequence ATGGCGACCACGCCTTCTACGCTTCGGATTCCAGTTACACTCGGTGCAGTGTTAGTCGTCCTTGCGGCTAGCAGCGTACTCCCTTGGGTTAGTAGCACGGCTATTCAGTACAGCCTGCTCACAATTATGTTTCTTTCCCTGGCCTATCGAGTGATAGTTGGCCCTGCTCGATTGGTCTATGGTGCTGCTTTTATAGCACTATCCATATTCTTCTTTTGGCAGATCTTTGCCTATACACTATTCCCACAATATAAGTTTATTATATCTAGCATTTCACCCATACTTGCCTATGGATTTACCATTTTTTGTGTAGAAATTGTCCAACACTTTCGCTGGAGAACAACACTATTTAATACTACATCAACAGCAATTTTGTTAGCCGCTCTTCTTTTTGTTCAACTTTGGGAAGGAGAATCCTTCAGAGCAACATTTATGTTCGCTGCAATGAACTATTTATTAGTAATATGGCTATTTGGAAAAGCACTTGAAATAAGACCTTGGTCAAAGAAGACACCACCAGGCATTCGAATGCTTGATACAGGGTTCATCTTTCTAACTGCAAGTACAGGTATTTATATCCTTGCACATGTCGCTCCAAACCATCCCATCTATATATGGTCAACCACCTATGGAATTGCAGATGTACTGGTTAATATCGCACTCGTCTGTATTGCGTTGACGGCTATTAGTGGATGTTCCTTAACGCTGCCACGTGATACTGTTGTTCGTTATGGTTTTGGGCAAGATATCACACTTGCCTTTGTACCGCTACTTCTTGGTATATCAGGTACATCATCTATCTCAGTCGTATCACAAGTCATTTTAGGAACAGCGGCACTCATTAGTACAGTCATGTTACTGGTTGAAATAGACAACTTACAGCATCGTCTTCATGTAACAAATAAGCGAGTGAAAAGCATTGCGATCACTGATCGTGTAACTGGCTTACCTAATCGTTATGCCTTACCAACCTTCGCCGATAATACGATCGTTAATGCTACTATTATCGATGTTATTGGCTTACGACTTGTCAATACAACGTATGGCTACGAAGTGGGTGATAATGTACTCAAAGAATTTGCCCAGCGTCTAATCGCCCGTGTTGAAGACCGCGGAATAGTACTTCGTAGTAGTGGAAATGAGTTTATCGTTCTATGGACTCGCAAAGTGCTTGATATTGAGAGCCGCTTACGATCAACTATTGCTATTCCTTATGAAATAGAAGATGAACGTATTTATCTGAGTCTTGAATGTGGGTTTTCAGATGCTGCGAATCAACCACTATCTGTACTTGTAAATGAAGCCTATCGGGCTAAAGAACGAGAACGGCAGGCATTGTAA
- the cobO gene encoding cob(I)yrinic acid a,c-diamide adenosyltransferase, whose protein sequence is MSRQPQPKTEKRYPPRATPLILVNTGTAKGKSSSSFGVLLRAWGQGYRCGVYQFLKSGKWPLGERKAAELLNDAEQGGTIDWFSCGDGWTWTSRDITETEDLAREGWEEVKRRIADESYEFLLLDEFTYPLHYGWVDMDEVVDVFTHRPGFQHIFITGRYAPDRLIELADLVTEMHPIKHPLERGIKAQPGIEW, encoded by the coding sequence ATGAGTCGCCAACCCCAACCAAAAACTGAGAAACGATATCCACCACGAGCAACCCCACTCATTCTCGTAAATACTGGCACCGCAAAAGGAAAATCATCATCAAGTTTTGGAGTCCTATTACGTGCATGGGGACAGGGGTATCGGTGTGGTGTTTACCAGTTTTTGAAAAGTGGAAAATGGCCGCTAGGTGAGCGCAAAGCGGCAGAGCTCCTCAACGATGCTGAGCAAGGAGGCACCATCGACTGGTTCTCTTGTGGCGATGGATGGACTTGGACCAGTCGTGACATTACTGAAACCGAAGATCTTGCACGTGAGGGCTGGGAAGAAGTTAAACGTCGTATTGCTGATGAATCATACGAGTTTTTATTGCTCGATGAATTCACCTACCCGCTTCATTATGGCTGGGTTGACATGGATGAGGTTGTCGATGTATTTACGCATCGCCCTGGTTTTCAACACATCTTTATTACCGGACGTTACGCCCCTGACCGCTTGATTGAACTTGCTGATTTGGTGACTGAAATGCACCCGATCAAGCACCCATTGGAACGGGGCATAAAGGCCCAACCCGGTATCGAATGGTAA